Proteins co-encoded in one Maylandia zebra isolate NMK-2024a linkage group LG16, Mzebra_GT3a, whole genome shotgun sequence genomic window:
- the lmo7a gene encoding LIM domain only protein 7 isoform X8, producing MMEWREQSSVSCEEAYSEAQRWIEAVTKKKFGSKDFRSALENGVLLCELINKIKPGVVKRVNRLPTPIAGLDNLNVFLKACGKLGLKEAQLFHPGDLQDLSSRVTVKDQETSRRLKNVLITIYWLGRRAQCDCFYDGPYLNFKAFEGLLGTALYKALQDSSSQKSSNVRDSGFGDNWYSEREELSHLRGGGGGGGGRHRRDDSLDSLDSLGSRPHSISSDTTLKGSSEGCCSDTEADSVFKMTENKDNLSYRRSAVVAPKTTTQFNQFLPTKDKASGYVPAPLRKKRAERNEDNRRSWASSSFAEDESSLTRERQEGTDGSKSTSDVHVDPAVIRQVRYEELQKYREKVKQSEDKWQDALSDWKSRRRSVNSDIVKKKEEREKIEQITYGGEKRSKTFKEMQEEREGKRKSSVGSRLGSLSFLDDDDDNVFEKPVIAPRTRALPSRSYTIDTSQFSYEPPKPSVNDKKPPIASPATGRAASPPTSLEVVDSPALSSSITNTITPNNYSSFNRSPSPEAVPLQRSTDSERASTAKKQEAPTVVSSSSSLPKVPEPSPALSGTQTEVKPLSSGPLHTQAQPSSMEPKPPAVSRVSSSLPKTYQRLDSARLTSVVTPRPFGSQPSRITSLPRGFTPAQTDDSHKRVNGNVDVSKKSSVPSRYHQFMTSEDEAQSSSAHSSEEEEEEATTGNSVNSAQSVTPVPPQVKSEPPAPAKETSQENYCEMRISLNQKPNSSRDFGFQAAWDSTGACVTSIQPGSPAEMCQLQTGDKVLTVNGHKVADMSYTEWKSHMDEALQEGSLVMDIRRHGQNTWWLFNECAPHDVSLQEVASNGVNGGFREEPVTMRKKESEPISLKNLKRRSEFFEQGGSGSSVSALVYLCGGGSEPAVPDIPVPVITPSSRWSFDPEEERKRQEKWQKEQERLLQEKYKRDQEKLQEEWLKAQQAISTSTVPKQLGSLEVNNHSNSSTGPHSPLSPVNQPTSLLWEEEERKRKEEQERQRQAEEKRKREEEERELLRLQEQRMRKERQEQEERKRREDERRLLEAEELQRREKERAFEQQQQWATSSHGFPYAQPSLTYADRTKSKSSPQLDEEDRPQRKGVHVPPGGMAQRLLEEQLKKAHDRVYQSQKAASELELERRNILHAMRYREPERVTSSGAAEKKDQQPASQAELERQQILNEMKKKTSLLTDNSWIRQRSPDTSTNKERDLPPMRRGDSLDNLDTSYNSWRSSSKPRSGSFAQNYFRPHSALSGSTSFYGGGPRAQRYGSTSTLPSSYSMGSLRSGAGSHLVPWSRQSPSPSPSPSSPSPINSPEPTAEADAPQQHSRSVSGKKICTFCETPLGKGAAMIIESLGLCYHLGCFKCIDCKSDLGGSEAGAEVRIRNKQLYCNSCYMRVKTGQPTSM from the exons GGATCAAGAGACCAGCAGGAGGCTGAAAAAt GTATTGATCACCATTTACTGGTTAGGTAGAAGAGCTCAGTGTGACTGCTTCTATGATGGACCTTACTTGAACTTCAAGGCATTTGAGGGTTTATTGGGCACAGCACTATACAAG gctCTGCAGGATTCTTCCAGTCAGAAAAGCAGCAACGTCCGAGACAGCGGTTTTGGAGACAATTGGTACTCTGAGCGAGAGGAGCTCTCCCatctgagaggaggaggaggaggtggtggtggtagaCACAGGAGGGACGACTCCCTGGACAGCTTGGATTCGTTGGGTTCCCGACCCCACAGCATCTCATCTGACACCACTCTTAAAGGCAGCAGCGAGG GTTGTTGTAGCGATACCGAGGCAGACTCTGTCTTCAAGATGACCGAGAACAAGGACAATCTCAGCTACCGCCGGTCGGCAGTCGTCGCACCGAAAACCACCACGCAGTTTAACCAGTTCCTGCCCACTAAAGACAAAGCTTCTGGCTACGTGCCTGCTCCACTAAGGAAGAAACGGGCCGAACGTAATGAGGACAACCGGCGCAGCTGGGCCAGCAGCAGTTTCGCAGAGGATGAAAGCTCTCTCACCAG AGAGCGCCAAGAGGGTACAGACGG GAGTAAATCAACAAGTGATGTGCACGTCGACCCCGCGGTCATCCGGCAGGTTCGCTACGAAGAGCTGCAGAAGTATCGTGAGAAGGTTAAACAGAGCGAGGATAAGTGGCAGGAT GCCCTGAGCGACTGGAAGAGCCGACGTCGCAGTGTCAACTCTGATATAGTAAAGAAGAAGGAGGAAAGGGAGAAGATAGAGCAGATTACTTACGGCGGTGAGAAAAGGTCTAAGACCTTCAAGGAGATGCAAGAGGAGAG AGAAGGTAAAAGAAAGAGCAGCGTTGGCAGCCGTCTTggatctctctcttttttagacgacgacgacgacaacGTATTTGAAAAACCCGTCATTGCCCCACGTACCCGAGCTCTTCCTAGCCGAAGCTACACAATTGACACTTCCCAATTTTCCTATGAACCCCCCAAGCCCTCTGTGAATGACAAAAAACCTCCCATCGCTTCCCCAGCTACCGGCAGGGCTGCTTCCCCTCCCACTTCACTTGAAGTCGTGGACAGTCCCGCACTAAGCAGCTCCATCACGAACACCATCACTCCaaacaactacagctcattcaacCGCTCCCCGTCTCCAGAAGCTGTACCTTTGCAGAGGAGTACAGACTCAGAGCGCGCCAGCACAGCCAAGAAGCAGGAGGCCCCAACTGTTGTCTCCTCTTCTAGCTCCCTACCAAAGGTGCCTGAGCCAAGCCCTGCATTGTCTGGCACACAGACTGAGGTGAAGCCCCTCTCTTCTGGTCCTttgcacacacaagcacagcCCAGCTCAATGGAACCCAAGCCTCCCGCGGTGTCTCGGGTTTCTTCCTCCCTGCCCAAGACCTACCAGAGATTGGATAGCGCACGTCTAACTTCAGTTGTCACACCAAGGCCCTTTGGGAGCCAGCCCTCACGCATCACATCTCTTCCCCGAGGCTTTACC CCCGCACAGACAGACGACTCACACAAGCGCGTCAATGGCAACGTCGATGTTTCTAAGAAGTCATCAGTGCCGAGTCGGTACCATCAGTTCATGACCTCTGAGGACGAAGCTCAGTCTAGCTCAGCACACAGcagtgaagaggaggaggaagaggcgaCTACGGGGAATAGCGTCAACTCTGCTCAGAGCGTCACACCTGTACCTCCACAGGTCAAGAGTGAacctcctgctccagccaaagaAACCAGCCAG GAGAACTACTGTGAGATGCGGATCAGCCTGAACCAGAAGCCCAACAGCAGCAGAGATTTCGGTTTCCAGGCAGCCTGGGACTCAACAGGAGCTTGTGTCACATCTATCCAGCCAG GCAGCCCGGCTGAGATGTGCCAGCTTCAGACTGGAGACAAGGTGCTGACGGTGAACGGGCACAAGGTGGCAGACATGAGCTACACCGAGTGGAAGTCCCACATGGATGAGGCTCTGCAGGAGGGCAGTCTGGTCATGGATATAAGGCGTCATGGGCAGAACA CCTGGTGGCTTTTTAATGAGTGTGCACCCCACGATGTCTCCCTGCAGGAAGTGGCTTCAAACGGAGTTAATGGAGGTTTCCGAGAGGAGCCGGTGACCATGAGGAAAAAAG AGTCAGAACCCATATCTTTGAAAAACTTAAAGCGGAGGTCAGAGTTCTTTGAACAag GTGGCTCAGGGTCCAGTGTCAGTGCGCTGGTCTACCTCTGTG GAGGAGGATCAGAGCCTGCAGTGCCAGAT ATACCGGTTCCCGTAATCACTCCCTCCAGTCGCTGGTCTTTTGACCCAGAAGAGGAGCGGAAAAGACAAGAGAAGTGGCAGAAGGAACAAGAGCGCCTCCTACAG gagaaATATAAGCGTGATCAGGAAAAGCTGCAGGAAGAGTGGCTCAAGGCTCAGCAGGCAATTTCTACAAGCACGGTCCCCAAACAG CTTGGGAGCCTGGAGGTGAACAaccacagcaacagcagcaccGGCCCACACTCACCACTATCTCCCGTCAACCAGCCCACATCTCTACTGTGGGAAGAAGAAGAGCGAaagaggaaggaggagcaggagcGCCAAAGGCAGgcagaggagaagaggaagagggaagaggaggagcGAGAACTGCTGCGTCTCCAGGAGCAGAGGATGAGGAAGGAAaggcaggagcaggaggaaaGGAAGAGAAGGGAGGACGAGAGGAGGTTGCTGGAGGCAGAAGAGCTGCAGcgcagagagaaggagagagcctttgagcagcagcagcagtg GGCCACTAGCTCCCACGGCTTTCCTTATGCCCAGCCTTCACTCACCTATGCAGACAG GACAAAATCCAAATCATCCCCTCAGCTCGACGAAGAGGACAGACCTCAGAGAAAAG GTGTGCATGTACCCCCGGGGGGCATGGCTCAGCGGCTGCTGGAAGAGCAGCTGAAGAAGGCACATGACAGAGTTTACCAAAGTCAGAAGGCTGCAtctgagctggagctggagcGCAGGAACATCCTCCATGCCATGAGATACAGAGAGCCGGAGAGAG TGACCTCAAGCGGAGCCGCTGAGAAGAAGGACCAGCAGCCTGCATCTCAGGCTGAGCTGGAGCGGCAGCAGATCCTCAATGAGATGAAAAAGAAGACGTCATTGCTGACGGACAACAGCTGGATCCGCCAGCGTTCTCCCGACACTTCCACCAACAAGGAGAGGGACCTGCCACCTATGCGCAG AGGCGATTCTCTTGACAACTTGGACACCTCATACAACTCCTGGCGTTCGTCATCGAAACCCCGAAGCGGTTCTTTTGCCCAAAACTACTTTCGGCCTCACTCTGCCCTTTCTGGCAGCACATCCTTTTATGGTGGGGGGCCGCGGGCTCAGCGGTATGGTTCCACTTCCACTCTGCCTTCTTCCTATTCCATGGGCTCACTCCGAAGTGGGGCAGGATCCCATTTGGTCCCTTGGTCCAGGCAGTCGCCTTCCCCTTCACCTTCACCCTCTTCTCCTTCACCCATCAACTCTCCAGAACCCACGGCTGAGGCAGACGCTCCTCAGCAGCACAGCAG GTCAGTGAGTGGAAAGAAAATCTGTACGTTCTGTGAAACCCCGCTGGGAAAGGGAGCAGCCATGATCATCGAGTCCCTTGGGCTCTGTTATCATTTGGGTTGCTTTAAG TGCATCGACTGTAAGTCTGACCTTGGAGGATCAGAAGCCGGGGCTGAAGTCAGAATACGAAACAAGCAGCTCTACTGTAACTCCTGCTACATGCGAGTCAAAA CTGGTCAACCAACATCTATGTGA
- the lmo7a gene encoding LIM domain only protein 7 isoform X4 — protein sequence MMEWREQSSVSCEEAYSEAQRWIEAVTKKKFGSKDFRSALENGVLLCELINKIKPGVVKRVNRLPTPIAGLDNLNVFLKACGKLGLKEAQLFHPGDLQDLSSRVTVKDQETSRRLKNVLITIYWLGRRAQCDCFYDGPYLNFKAFEGLLGTALYKALQDSSSQKSSNVRDSGFGDNWYSEREELSHLRGGGGGGGGRHRRDDSLDSLDSLGSRPHSISSDTTLKGSSEGCCSDTEADSVFKMTENKDNLSYRRSAVVAPKTTTQFNQFLPTKDKASGYVPAPLRKKRAERNEDNRRSWASSSFAEDESSLTRERQEGTDGSKSTSDVHVDPAVIRQVRYEELQKYREKVKQSEDKWQDALSDWKSRRRSVNSDIVKKKEEREKIEQITYGGEKRSKTFKEMQEEREGKRKSSVGSRLGSLSFLDDDDDNVFEKPVIAPRTRALPSRSYTIDTSQFSYEPPKPSVNDKKPPIASPATGRAASPPTSLEVVDSPALSSSITNTITPNNYSSFNRSPSPEAVPLQRSTDSERASTAKKQEAPTVVSSSSSLPKVPEPSPALSGTQTEVKPLSSGPLHTQAQPSSMEPKPPAVSRVSSSLPKTYQRLDSARLTSVVTPRPFGSQPSRITSLPRGFTPAQTDDSHKRVNGNVDVSKKSSVPSRYHQFMTSEDEAQSSSAHSSEEEEEEATTGNSVNSAQSVTPVPPQVKSEPPAPAKETSQENYCEMRISLNQKPNSSRDFGFQAAWDSTGACVTSIQPGSPAEMCQLQTGDKVLTVNGHKVADMSYTEWKSHMDEALQEGSLVMDIRRHGQNNWDRVQPSLPFKSHKTINLTSTDHPMLVGSQEKSTISSSLDFTSNTPAETLTFKETPAHPVSEVASNGVNGGFREEPVTMRKKESEPISLKNLKRRSEFFEQGGSGSSVSALVYLCGGGSEPAVPDIPVPVITPSSRWSFDPEEERKRQEKWQKEQERLLQEKYKRDQEKLQEEWLKAQQAISTSTVPKQLGSLEVNNHSNSSTGPHSPLSPVNQPTSLLWEEEERKRKEEQERQRQAEEKRKREEEERELLRLQEQRMRKERQEQEERKRREDERRLLEAEELQRREKERAFEQQQQWATSSHGFPYAQPSLTYADRTKSKSSPQLDEEDRPQRKGVHVPPGGMAQRLLEEQLKKAHDRVYQSQKAASELELERRNILHAMRYREPERVTSSGAAEKKDQQPASQAELERQQILNEMKKKTSLLTDNSWIRQRSPDTSTNKERDLPPMRRGDSLDNLDTSYNSWRSSSKPRSGSFAQNYFRPHSALSGSTSFYGGGPRAQRYGSTSTLPSSYSMGSLRSGAGSHLVPWSRQSPSPSPSPSSPSPINSPEPTAEADAPQQHSSASTVSLTLEDQKPGLKSEYETSSSTVTPATCESKLVNQHLCDVTVLQQIDEETTSDNNP from the exons GGATCAAGAGACCAGCAGGAGGCTGAAAAAt GTATTGATCACCATTTACTGGTTAGGTAGAAGAGCTCAGTGTGACTGCTTCTATGATGGACCTTACTTGAACTTCAAGGCATTTGAGGGTTTATTGGGCACAGCACTATACAAG gctCTGCAGGATTCTTCCAGTCAGAAAAGCAGCAACGTCCGAGACAGCGGTTTTGGAGACAATTGGTACTCTGAGCGAGAGGAGCTCTCCCatctgagaggaggaggaggaggtggtggtggtagaCACAGGAGGGACGACTCCCTGGACAGCTTGGATTCGTTGGGTTCCCGACCCCACAGCATCTCATCTGACACCACTCTTAAAGGCAGCAGCGAGG GTTGTTGTAGCGATACCGAGGCAGACTCTGTCTTCAAGATGACCGAGAACAAGGACAATCTCAGCTACCGCCGGTCGGCAGTCGTCGCACCGAAAACCACCACGCAGTTTAACCAGTTCCTGCCCACTAAAGACAAAGCTTCTGGCTACGTGCCTGCTCCACTAAGGAAGAAACGGGCCGAACGTAATGAGGACAACCGGCGCAGCTGGGCCAGCAGCAGTTTCGCAGAGGATGAAAGCTCTCTCACCAG AGAGCGCCAAGAGGGTACAGACGG GAGTAAATCAACAAGTGATGTGCACGTCGACCCCGCGGTCATCCGGCAGGTTCGCTACGAAGAGCTGCAGAAGTATCGTGAGAAGGTTAAACAGAGCGAGGATAAGTGGCAGGAT GCCCTGAGCGACTGGAAGAGCCGACGTCGCAGTGTCAACTCTGATATAGTAAAGAAGAAGGAGGAAAGGGAGAAGATAGAGCAGATTACTTACGGCGGTGAGAAAAGGTCTAAGACCTTCAAGGAGATGCAAGAGGAGAG AGAAGGTAAAAGAAAGAGCAGCGTTGGCAGCCGTCTTggatctctctcttttttagacgacgacgacgacaacGTATTTGAAAAACCCGTCATTGCCCCACGTACCCGAGCTCTTCCTAGCCGAAGCTACACAATTGACACTTCCCAATTTTCCTATGAACCCCCCAAGCCCTCTGTGAATGACAAAAAACCTCCCATCGCTTCCCCAGCTACCGGCAGGGCTGCTTCCCCTCCCACTTCACTTGAAGTCGTGGACAGTCCCGCACTAAGCAGCTCCATCACGAACACCATCACTCCaaacaactacagctcattcaacCGCTCCCCGTCTCCAGAAGCTGTACCTTTGCAGAGGAGTACAGACTCAGAGCGCGCCAGCACAGCCAAGAAGCAGGAGGCCCCAACTGTTGTCTCCTCTTCTAGCTCCCTACCAAAGGTGCCTGAGCCAAGCCCTGCATTGTCTGGCACACAGACTGAGGTGAAGCCCCTCTCTTCTGGTCCTttgcacacacaagcacagcCCAGCTCAATGGAACCCAAGCCTCCCGCGGTGTCTCGGGTTTCTTCCTCCCTGCCCAAGACCTACCAGAGATTGGATAGCGCACGTCTAACTTCAGTTGTCACACCAAGGCCCTTTGGGAGCCAGCCCTCACGCATCACATCTCTTCCCCGAGGCTTTACC CCCGCACAGACAGACGACTCACACAAGCGCGTCAATGGCAACGTCGATGTTTCTAAGAAGTCATCAGTGCCGAGTCGGTACCATCAGTTCATGACCTCTGAGGACGAAGCTCAGTCTAGCTCAGCACACAGcagtgaagaggaggaggaagaggcgaCTACGGGGAATAGCGTCAACTCTGCTCAGAGCGTCACACCTGTACCTCCACAGGTCAAGAGTGAacctcctgctccagccaaagaAACCAGCCAG GAGAACTACTGTGAGATGCGGATCAGCCTGAACCAGAAGCCCAACAGCAGCAGAGATTTCGGTTTCCAGGCAGCCTGGGACTCAACAGGAGCTTGTGTCACATCTATCCAGCCAG GCAGCCCGGCTGAGATGTGCCAGCTTCAGACTGGAGACAAGGTGCTGACGGTGAACGGGCACAAGGTGGCAGACATGAGCTACACCGAGTGGAAGTCCCACATGGATGAGGCTCTGCAGGAGGGCAGTCTGGTCATGGATATAAGGCGTCATGGGCAGAACA ACTGGGACAGAGTTCAACCTTCCCTGCCATTTAAAAGCCATAAGACCATCAATCTGACCAGTACGGATCATCCAATGCTTGTAGGTTCCCAAGAAAAAAGCACAATCAGCTCCAGCCTGGATTTTACTTCAAACACTCCAGCAGAAACGCTGACGTTCAAAGAGACCCCGGCTCATCCCGTTAGC GAAGTGGCTTCAAACGGAGTTAATGGAGGTTTCCGAGAGGAGCCGGTGACCATGAGGAAAAAAG AGTCAGAACCCATATCTTTGAAAAACTTAAAGCGGAGGTCAGAGTTCTTTGAACAag GTGGCTCAGGGTCCAGTGTCAGTGCGCTGGTCTACCTCTGTG GAGGAGGATCAGAGCCTGCAGTGCCAGAT ATACCGGTTCCCGTAATCACTCCCTCCAGTCGCTGGTCTTTTGACCCAGAAGAGGAGCGGAAAAGACAAGAGAAGTGGCAGAAGGAACAAGAGCGCCTCCTACAG gagaaATATAAGCGTGATCAGGAAAAGCTGCAGGAAGAGTGGCTCAAGGCTCAGCAGGCAATTTCTACAAGCACGGTCCCCAAACAG CTTGGGAGCCTGGAGGTGAACAaccacagcaacagcagcaccGGCCCACACTCACCACTATCTCCCGTCAACCAGCCCACATCTCTACTGTGGGAAGAAGAAGAGCGAaagaggaaggaggagcaggagcGCCAAAGGCAGgcagaggagaagaggaagagggaagaggaggagcGAGAACTGCTGCGTCTCCAGGAGCAGAGGATGAGGAAGGAAaggcaggagcaggaggaaaGGAAGAGAAGGGAGGACGAGAGGAGGTTGCTGGAGGCAGAAGAGCTGCAGcgcagagagaaggagagagcctttgagcagcagcagcagtg GGCCACTAGCTCCCACGGCTTTCCTTATGCCCAGCCTTCACTCACCTATGCAGACAG GACAAAATCCAAATCATCCCCTCAGCTCGACGAAGAGGACAGACCTCAGAGAAAAG GTGTGCATGTACCCCCGGGGGGCATGGCTCAGCGGCTGCTGGAAGAGCAGCTGAAGAAGGCACATGACAGAGTTTACCAAAGTCAGAAGGCTGCAtctgagctggagctggagcGCAGGAACATCCTCCATGCCATGAGATACAGAGAGCCGGAGAGAG TGACCTCAAGCGGAGCCGCTGAGAAGAAGGACCAGCAGCCTGCATCTCAGGCTGAGCTGGAGCGGCAGCAGATCCTCAATGAGATGAAAAAGAAGACGTCATTGCTGACGGACAACAGCTGGATCCGCCAGCGTTCTCCCGACACTTCCACCAACAAGGAGAGGGACCTGCCACCTATGCGCAG AGGCGATTCTCTTGACAACTTGGACACCTCATACAACTCCTGGCGTTCGTCATCGAAACCCCGAAGCGGTTCTTTTGCCCAAAACTACTTTCGGCCTCACTCTGCCCTTTCTGGCAGCACATCCTTTTATGGTGGGGGGCCGCGGGCTCAGCGGTATGGTTCCACTTCCACTCTGCCTTCTTCCTATTCCATGGGCTCACTCCGAAGTGGGGCAGGATCCCATTTGGTCCCTTGGTCCAGGCAGTCGCCTTCCCCTTCACCTTCACCCTCTTCTCCTTCACCCATCAACTCTCCAGAACCCACGGCTGAGGCAGACGCTCCTCAGCAGCACAGCAG TGCATCGACTGTAAGTCTGACCTTGGAGGATCAGAAGCCGGGGCTGAAGTCAGAATACGAAACAAGCAGCTCTACTGTAACTCCTGCTACATGCGAGTCAAAA CTGGTCAACCAACATCTATGTGACGTGACTGTACTCCAGCAGATTGATGAAGAGACTACTTCCGACAACAACCCTTGA